The following are from one region of the Gemmatimonadales bacterium genome:
- a CDS encoding MMPL family transporter, producing MTGPRRTRAAVIGAWTVVVAALAPLAAGLDRRLAQGARIAGSESDAVEATLERDFASPLARYAVGVVTGLPDTAVRLQIGSLARSLARVAGVTDVRPYPAVGRPGSEPLGIVLAGLRAGGPEADSIVLRLRAATAGAVAALQGRYPGAAIRWTGTAPINLDTRRTSARDIGRAETRALPFTLLLLLWTFGAAVAATLPVLLGVVATTTAMGAAAVSAQWWTPAILLQNVGTIMGLALGIDYALLSVSRFREALAAGASAAEAEAATRRHAGRTIALSGVAVAVGFTALLVAPAAELRSAAVGGLLVVAAAVLAATTLLPAVLGLLGRRVDVGRLGVPRVGAMGRETWRRWGRWVVRRPWRVLLVAGSPLLFLAWQVRHLTIALPASDFLPPAMESARALRDLERAGLAAPVYELRLLVRMRDGSPMMARSGWTAVRTLAASLGHDPRVARVLALPTLVSPLLPPEVAAALVPDSVRGRFVSRDGTIAVVEVLPGDAVGQAGLAALARDLRGREGAGAAEALGASIQVGGAPAYYLDYQDAVVGRFGVVVLLVVAATALALGIGFRSVLVPLKAVVLNLVTVAAALGALVLVFQEGHAGVLLGVAAPLGGILPVIPVLAFCALFGIGIDYEVFLVARVAEARRSGLAEADAIVAGLAETGGLITSAAAVMIAVFGAFAAGAFLPTRMLGFTLAVAVLLDATLVRMALGPALLRLAGRWNWWPGDARRSPP from the coding sequence ATGACGGGGCCTCGGCGGACGCGTGCCGCGGTCATCGGCGCGTGGACCGTGGTCGTGGCCGCGCTGGCGCCGCTGGCGGCTGGCCTCGACCGCCGCCTCGCCCAGGGCGCTCGCATCGCGGGCAGCGAGTCGGACGCGGTCGAAGCCACCCTGGAGCGCGACTTCGCGTCGCCGCTCGCCCGCTACGCGGTCGGGGTCGTGACCGGACTGCCCGACACGGCGGTCCGGCTGCAGATCGGTTCCTTGGCCCGCTCGCTCGCCCGGGTGGCCGGCGTGACGGACGTCCGGCCGTACCCGGCGGTGGGGCGCCCCGGCTCCGAGCCGCTCGGGATCGTCCTCGCCGGTCTGCGGGCGGGAGGCCCGGAGGCCGACAGCATCGTGCTCCGCCTGCGCGCCGCCACGGCGGGCGCGGTTGCCGCCCTGCAGGGGCGCTACCCCGGCGCGGCGATCCGCTGGACGGGCACCGCACCCATCAACCTCGACACCCGGCGCACCAGCGCGCGCGACATCGGCCGCGCCGAGACGCGCGCGCTGCCGTTCACGCTGCTGCTCCTGCTGTGGACGTTCGGCGCCGCGGTGGCCGCCACGCTGCCGGTCCTGCTGGGCGTCGTCGCGACAACCACGGCCATGGGCGCGGCCGCGGTGTCGGCGCAGTGGTGGACGCCGGCCATCCTGCTGCAGAACGTCGGCACGATCATGGGGCTCGCGCTGGGGATCGACTACGCGCTCCTCTCGGTGAGCCGGTTTCGCGAAGCGCTCGCCGCCGGGGCGTCGGCCGCGGAGGCCGAGGCCGCCACGCGCCGGCACGCCGGCCGCACGATCGCGCTCTCGGGTGTCGCCGTCGCCGTGGGCTTCACCGCCCTCCTCGTGGCGCCGGCCGCCGAGCTGCGCTCGGCCGCGGTCGGCGGTCTGCTGGTGGTCGCGGCGGCCGTGCTCGCGGCGACGACGCTGCTGCCCGCCGTCCTGGGCCTGCTCGGGCGCCGCGTGGACGTGGGGCGCCTCGGCGTGCCTCGCGTCGGAGCGATGGGCCGCGAGACCTGGCGGCGGTGGGGGCGTTGGGTGGTGCGCCGCCCCTGGCGCGTGCTGCTCGTGGCCGGCTCTCCGCTCCTCTTCCTGGCGTGGCAGGTGCGCCACCTCACCATCGCGCTCCCGGCTTCCGATTTCCTGCCCCCGGCGATGGAATCCGCCCGGGCGCTGCGCGACCTCGAGCGGGCCGGGCTCGCCGCGCCGGTGTACGAGCTGCGCCTGCTGGTGCGGATGCGCGACGGCAGCCCGATGATGGCGCGCAGCGGCTGGACCGCGGTGCGCACCCTCGCTGCGAGCCTGGGGCACGACCCGCGCGTGGCCCGCGTGCTTGCGCTTCCCACCCTGGTGAGCCCGCTCCTGCCGCCGGAGGTCGCGGCCGCTCTCGTGCCGGACTCGGTGCGCGGCCGGTTCGTCAGCCGGGACGGGACCATCGCCGTGGTCGAGGTGCTGCCCGGCGACGCGGTCGGCCAGGCGGGGCTCGCGGCCCTCGCCCGCGACCTGCGGGGCCGCGAGGGCGCCGGCGCCGCGGAGGCGCTCGGCGCGTCCATCCAGGTGGGCGGCGCCCCGGCCTACTACCTCGACTACCAGGACGCGGTGGTGGGGAGGTTCGGCGTCGTGGTGCTGCTCGTGGTCGCCGCCACGGCGCTCGCGCTCGGCATCGGGTTCCGCTCGGTGCTGGTGCCGCTCAAGGCCGTGGTCCTGAACCTGGTCACCGTGGCCGCGGCGCTGGGCGCCCTGGTGCTGGTGTTCCAGGAAGGACACGCCGGCGTCCTGCTGGGCGTCGCCGCGCCGCTGGGAGGCATCCTGCCCGTCATCCCGGTGCTCGCCTTCTGCGCGCTGTTCGGGATCGGCATCGACTACGAGGTCTTCCTGGTAGCTCGCGTGGCGGAGGCGCGGCGCTCGGGCCTCGCCGAGGCGGACGCGATCGTGGCCGGCCTCGCGGAGACGGGCGGGCTCATCACCAGCGCGGCCGCCGTGATGATCGCGGTGTTCGGCGCCTTCGCCGCCGGCGCCTTCCTGCCGACGCGGATGCTGGGCTTCACGCTCGCCGTCGCCGTGCTGCTCGACGCCACGCTGGTGCGGATGGCCCTGGGACCCGCGCTGCTGCGCCTCGCCGGCCGGTGGAACTGGTGGCCCGGCGACGCGCGGCGCTCACCCCCCTGA